GACGAACGATGTTCATCGAAACATAGTAGTAGATTGGCAAGATTGGCGCTTCGTCCATCAGAATCTGCTCGGCCTCGCTCAGCATCTCAAGTCGTTTCGCGGGATCGGGCTCGGATTGTGCGTCGTGGATGAGCTGATCATACTCAGCGTTGCTCCAGCCTGTCTGGTTGTTTTCGCCATCGGTCACAAACATATCGAGAAAAGTATTGGGATCGGGGTAGTCGGCGGTCCAGGCAGCGCGACTTAGATCAAATTCTAAGTTTTTCTGCGAAGCGAGATAGACGCTCCATTCCAGATTGCGCAGCTCAACATCAATCTGCAGATTCTTCTTCAACTGCTGTTGGATCACCGATGCGATGTCTTTGTGCGCTTCGTGGGTATTGTAGAGAATCTGGATCTTGGGGAAGCCTTTGCCGTCCGGAAAGCCTGCTTCCGCAAGCAAACGTCGCGCTTCCTTCGGATCATATTGGCCAGTATGGCCGCCAGCATATCCCGGCAGACCAGTTGGAACTAAGCTGTCGGCAGGAACCTGTCCGGCGCGGGTGATGTATTTGACGATTTCTTCTTTGTCAATCGCCAGATTCAAAGCGCGGCGGACCGACGGATTATCCAGCGGCGGGCGAGTCGTGTTCACTCGGTAAAAGTACGTCGTCAACATCGGCGAGATTCGCAAGTCAGGAAGTGAACCTTCATCGCGAGCGGCGTCTCGTTCTTGCAGTTTCTCTAGAGCGGGAATCGGGATGCTCGTTTCCCAGTCGATTTGGCCATTCATGTACATGTTCAACATCGTCGTGTCGGACTGCACCGCCAACGCGTCGATAATGTTCAGTTTCACATTTTCCGCATCCCAATATTTGGGGTTCTTTCGAAGGCGGATCCGATCACGTATGCGGCGGAATTCGAGCGTGAATGGGCCATTGGAGACGATGTTTTCCGGCTTGGTCCACCTGGGATAGCCATAGGTTTCGATGCAAGTTCGGTTGACCGGGTGCATCGGATAAAAGGCGACCAGATCAAGGAAATAAGGAGTTGGATTGGCGAGAGTAACGACCAGCGTATGATCGTCCGTCGCTTTGATGCCGACTTCGTCCCAGTGAACCGTCAGGAAGTTGACTTGCTGGACGTCAGGCACATCCTTCAGAATCTTCTTAAGAACGACGTTTTCTTCCGAGAGTTTGACGAACGTTTGCGTTTCGCCGTCAGCATCCCAATCGATTTCGCCGTCCTTGGTCGGTTGCACGTTCACGACGAAGTACTTGCCGGTTTTGGCGTTTTCGTCTTCACCGACCGTTACTACGTTGATCTCTTGGAGAATGCCTGAGCGAATGGTCCCGCGAGGATAATGTTGTTCGGAATTGCCATCGATCGCCGGCGACATTTTAGGGCCCGAACGGTCCGCCATCTCGATCTCGACCCGATCGCCGACTTCGACCTTGGATAACGAGTATTTCTCCGCGTTTTTCACATACCACAATTGGTAGGCGTATTCCGAGGGAAGTTGTGGGTGAAGAAAACGCTGCCAACTAAAGACCCAGTCGTGGGCGGTAACCGGTTCGCCATTGGTCCAAACCGAGTCCTCCCGAATGTGGAAGGTATAAGTCAACTTGTCATCCGACAACTCGTAAGACGTCGCCTGTCCTGGGGCCGTGATCATGGTGGTCGGATCAGCCGGATCGGGGAGTCGCTGATAGAGTCCCTCAAACAGGGCCTCTATCACCCGTCCTTCCGGAACTCCAGTTACCATCTTCGGGTCAACCGACTTCACTTCGGTCCCATTGGCGAACGTAAAATCGGCCGGCGGGAGGTCGCTGAACTGGAGCACGGTCGCCAGCGCGATCGCCGTCAGGCCCAGCAAAGCGAGTGGAAGGAGATAGCGCAGCGGGAATTTCATGATTTTGCGCAAACATTTGATAGTGCGGATACGACGACCTAATGTCTGAATGTAGGCGGCGGGCCGATGGAACTCAACCTGTTTTCCCCATGATGGTTAGGTAGTTTGGCCCTTTTTGTTGCTGTGGCAGTTTTTTCTCCACAAGAGTTTTTTTGTTTTCGGGTTCCCGTGGAGTTTCAATATCTAAGCTATTCCGTTTTCACATGAACATTCTTAGAATGCGAAACGTACTCACATCAATTCGGGCGCAAGGCATTTGTTAGTCTTCTAGCTAGGAAGACAATTTTTTTGCTTGCTTGTCGACGCGAAGGAAATCGTTTCGACGAGATGGGACAGCTTTTGCGGATTTTGTTTTAGTCGGACCGCAGGAGTACTGATACGCAAGCGCGCTTCGTTGGAACCTTGTTGCGCCGCGCGAATGAGTCGCGATTTCTCATTCGCCAATTCCCGGCGTCACATCTGCCGCGTTTTGCTTACGCATCCTGCTGTTCGATGCACACGGTTTACGACCATCGTATCCCCGTGCGCGGTAGATGTATCACACAAGGAACTCAGCACATGACGCTAGCGCAAGACTACGCGTACAGCTCGCTATCGGACCGCCCCGCCACCCCGCGAACCTTTCCGCCGAACGAGAACGGAAGCGTCTCGGCCGAAACAGCGCCTGCTCCGGCTCCGGCGCCAACTGGCCCCGATCCGCTGAATGACGGAACGGCCAAAGATCTCGTTCAACTCTTCAAACTATTGGCGGACGAAACCCGCTTGCGGATTCTCTGCTTCCTGCTGCAAGAGAAAGAATTGAATGTTCGCACCCTGTGCGAATTGCTCGGCCAAAGCCAACCGGCCGTCAGTCACCACTTGGCGCTGATGCGGGTAGCGGGACTGGTCGATTCGCGCCGTGACGGCAAGCACAACTTCTATCGTATTTTGCCCGACCGCGTCGGCGAACTGTTGGAGCTGTTGTTCCAGCAAACTCCTGGCGTCGCCAATAGCGAACTCCGCGTGCAAGAACACTGCGTACGCTACTTTACCGTATCGCAGTAGGTCGGTTTGACTCGCCACTAGCTGCCTGTTGAAAAATGCCATCGTGGCATTTTCCAACCTCGCCAGTCTCAGAGCATAGCTCTTCGCGGCTCGCAAAATAACGACTTACGTCGTTATTTTGGGATCGCGTCCGTGCGATCACGCAGTCCGTCGAGAAAATCAACGGACTGCTAGCAGCCAAAGTCGGAGAGGCTGGCCGCGGTCGATTTAACGATGGTTCGCGGCCAGCAACTCGACGACGAGGCTCTCGACGTCGGCATAAGTGAACGCGTCCTCTTCGGAGGAGACGCTGGAATTGTCAAAGCGTTTGGCGAGCGTGCCATCCTGGGCGTAAACATAAACCGCTGGCGGCGAGCCGAGTTTCAACTTCTCGAGCATCGTATCGACGTCGTCGCCGGCGAGGACGTTATCAAACGTCGCGCCGAACTTCTCCAGGAACGGTTTGACTTGCGGGATGTAGTCGGCGGCCGGTTTGTTCGGCAAGCCGATATAGTCCAGGCTGACGCTCACGCAGACGACTCCTTGGTCGGCGTATTGGCGGTCGAGATCGACCAGCCCGGGGAATTCTTTCAAGCACGGGGGGCAATCGGTCGCCCAGTAGTCGACCACCACCACCTTGCCCCGCTGGCTCTCGACCAGCATCCGGATCCCCTCGTAGTCCAGAACGCGGACGGTCACTTCTTTCGGCGGCGCTGCCGCCGCCGGCTTCGGCGCGACGGTCGCTTCGCCCGTATCGGATGGCCCCGGCGCACTTGGCTTTGCACAGCCGACGGCAAGCAAACCAGGGAGCATGACCGCCAGCGCGATGTGTCGTAGAGGTTTCACAGGCAGATCCTTCGCTATCTTTTCGGGATGGGTGGGTGACACTAGCATAAGGAATTCTCGATTATCGCCCAACTCACCCGATGCAAATGTCTGATTTCGAACATCTCCGGCATAAACCTCCCACGGCCCTCGACGAACCGCGACAGTTGATCGTCGCCTGCTGCCAATTGCGGAGCAACGTCAATCTGTCACGGATTGTGCGAACCGCGTCGTGCTGCGCCGTCTCGCGGGTGATCGTCACCGGCAACATGAAGATCGATCCGAAAATCGCCCGGGATGGCGCCGAGCAATTGCCGATTTCACGACATCGCTCGTTGCCGCCGGTGCTGCGCGATTTGAAGAAAGAAGGATATCGCCTGGTCGGGCTTGAGCAAACAACCAACTCGGTCGACATTCACCACTTCTCATTCGTGCGGAACACGGTGCTGGTGATCGGCAACGAACGGCAAGGCACGCCCGACGACGTGCTGCGGCTGCTGGACGACGTGGTGGAGATCCCGGTTTACGGCATGCCCTATAGCTTTAACGTGGCGACCGCAACCTCGATGGCGCTGTACGAGTTTTGCCGTCAGTTTCCGACTGGCTAGTACGCGTTTCGTCGTCTTCAATTTGTAGGTTGGGTGCAGCGCAGCGCTGGCCCAACGATGCGGTCGCAAGCGAATCACATTTCTTGATCGGATGAGAACTGATCGCGATTGCTCCAACGCCCCAACATTTCTTTCTTGCGATTTCGTGGGGCGAAGACATGCTCTTCTCGCGAAGACGCGATAAGAACATGGCGCCAGGTATTCGGCCGTAAAAGCATGCCACCAAGCTTTACGCCCCTTGCATTACCTTGGCCGCTTCCTGGCACAGCTCTTCGGTCCGGTCGATGTTCGGGCTTTCGGCGATGATTCGGACGATCGGTTCGGTGTTGCTGCCGCGGATCAATAGCCAGGCGTCTTCCCAGGCAAACCGCAGTCCATCCAAGCGGCTTGCGTCCACGGTGGAGAAGTGGGCGACCAGCTTGTCGAGCGACCCGGCCAGTTGCTCGCGATCGAGCGGCATCGTCGTTTTGAGGATCTCAAACCGCGGGATCGAATCGGTTAGCGTTCCGACCGTCTTGCTAGTGGCCGCCATCGTGTCGAGGATCAGCGCCATACCGACAAAGCTGTCGCGAATATAGCCGACGCGTGGATCAATTGGCCCGCCGTTTCCTTCCCCGCCAAAGACCGCCCCTTGGGCGATCATCATGTCGGTCACGTTCGCTTCGCCAACGGCCGAGCGAAAGATCGGGGCGCCATGCTTCTTAGCGATCGCTTCATTCATCAAACTGGTGGCGCAATTGATCACCACCGGGCCTGGGCGACTGGTCAGGACATGATTTAGGCAAAGTGCGACCGTGTACTCTTCGCCGATGTAGCGCCCGGCCGAATCGATAATCGCCAGGCGGTCGGCGTCGGGGTCTTGGCAAAAGCCGATGTCGGCGCCCGACTCGACGACTTTAGCGCGAACGCCTTGCAGGTTGGCCTCGGTCGGCTCTGGGGTATGCAGAAAATTGCCGCTGGCCTGATCGCCGAGGATTTCAAACTCACAGCCGAGCGCTTCGAGAAGCTTTCGCCCCAGCAAACTGCCAGCCCCTTCATTGGAATCGAGCAAGACGCGGAAGTTCCGCTTGCGAATCGTGTCGACATCCACGATGGCGAGCACTTTTTCGAGATGCGCCGAAAGCGTATCGTCGCACGGCGAAGTGGCGCCTAGCTTCTCGTGCGGGGCCCAAGCGGCGGCGCCGCTGCGGTAGGCTTCCAGCACCCGTTCCCCTTGGTTGGCCGGAATAACGCGGCCGTCCTGCCCCATCAGTTTGATGCCGTTGTACTGCGGCGGATTGTGACTGGCCGAGATCTGCACCGCGCCGCCGCAGCCATATTGGCGGGTCAAGACGCCCACCGTCGGCGTCGCGGCGATATCGGCCTGGATGACGTCTCGGCCGCAAAAGTTGAGCGTGCCGGCGATCAGCTCGGCCAACGGTTTGCCGCTCGGGCGTCCATCGCGGGCAATCAAAATCGGGCCCGGGGCCGCCTGTTGAGCAAAGGCGGCGACATATTTGACCGCAATCTCTGGGGTGAGCGATTCCCCCACCACGCCCCGCAAACCGGAAACGCTGATGATCGGGTCCTTCACGGTTTCTTCCTTGTTGATGGTACGGTCGCGAAAAGGGGCGGCTGTGCGTTCCCGTTCAATGTCCCCGCAGACGCGCAATCAAGTCAAGGGCGAACTGTCGATGCCCGATTGATGCTTCTTTACCGTCCCCCGTAAAATTGGGGTCAGAAAATACAGCCGTACTGCTTGAAGGAGCACTGATGTCGAGCGAAGTCGATTCGTTGTTGAGCCAGGTTCAAGGCGCCGTCGCCGCCGAAAAAGTCACCGCCAGTGCGGCGGAAAACATCCAGATCTGGCTCACCCAACCCCGTTACGCGGCTTACGCTTCGCAAGTCGCCGATCTGATCAAGGATGAAAAGTGGCAGGCCCTTGATGACGCGTTCTGGACGGTGATTCCCTTCGGCACCGGTGGTCGTCGCGGTCGGATGAACCCGGTCGGCTCGAACGCAATCAACGAACGGACCATCGGCGAAAGCGCCCAAGGTCTCGCTTCGTACGTCAAAGAGACGGTCGAAGGTCCGTTGTCGTGCGGCATCGCCTACGACACCCGGCATCGGTCGCGGGAATTCGCCGAGTTGTGTGCCCGGATCATGGTCGCCAACGGCATCAAGGTCTATTTTCTGGACGACTACCGCAGCACGCCGGAACTGTCGTTCCTGGTTCGCTACAAGAAGTGCAGTTGCGGCATCATGGTGACCGCCAGCCACAACCCGCCCAGCGACAACGCCGTGAAGGTTTATTGGTCGACCGGCGGTCAGGTTCTACCGCCGCACGACAAGGCGATCATCGACCGGGTGATGAACGTCGAAGCGCTGCCGCTGGAGGTGGTCTTTGACGAGGCGGTGGCGAAGGGGGATGTTGAGATCTGCACGGCTGAAGTCGACTCGGCGTTTATCGACGTCGTGAAGGCTCAAAAGTTCGCCGGCCCGCGCGACTTGAAGCTGATCTACTCGCCGCTGCATGGCGTCGGCGCTTCGGCGGTGATCCCGGCCCTGGAAGCGGACGGCTTTACCGACATCGAGGTCTACGGTCCGCACGCCGAACCGGACGGCGATTTTCCGAACGTGCCGGGGCATGTATCCAATCCAGAAAACCCGGTGGTTTTCGATGCGATCATTGACCGAGCCAAGCAGGTTGGCGCCGAATTCGTCATGGCGACCGACCCTGACTGCGATCGCGTCGGCTGCGCGGCGCCGGTGACTTCCGACCTGCAGGGAGAGTGGCGTACCTTCAACGGCAACCAGATTGGCGCCTTGCTGTGCGATTACGTCCTGAGCAAGAAGAAAGCTGGCGGCTCGGTCGCGGCCGACAGCTATGTGATCAAGACGCTGGTGACGACCGAAATGGTTCGCCGCATTGCCGACAGCTACGGCGTGAAGACTCACGGCAACCTGCTGGTCGGCTTCAAGTACATCGGCGGCACGATGGACGAAGTCGGGCCCGACAATTTCCTATTCGGCTGCGAAGAGTCGCACGGTTACTTGGTTGGGCAGTACGCTCGCGACAAAGACGCGGCTGTGGCGTCGATGCTGCTGGCTGAACTGGCGGCCGATTGTAAGGCGAACGGCCAGACGTTGCACGAGCGGCTGGAGTCGCTCTGGTGGCAGCATGGCTACCATGCAGAGCACCTGCTGAACCAGAAGATGGAAGGTTCCGAGGGGATGGCCAACATGAAAAAGCTGATGGCCAAATTCCGCGAACAGCCGCCACGGTCGCTGGCCGGGCTGAAGCTGGAGCGCGTCCGCGACTACAAGAATGACGTGATCGTCACCCCCGATGGCGAAAAATCGCCTCTCGGCGGACCTGCGGGAGACATGGTGATCCTCGACCTGGAGGAAGGGAACTATGTGGCGGTTCGTCCGTCCGGGACCGAGCCGAAGGTGAAGTTCTACATGTTCACCTTCGTCGAGCCGGAACAACTGTCCTTGCTCGACATGGCGAAAGAAGCGATGGCCGAGCGGATCGCCGCCCTGGAAAGCGAGCTGAAAGCGTTCGCTGCGGCGACATAGCCGATCCTGCCCTGCCCGAATTCAGTCGACGCTCTACAATGAGGGAGAATTTTTTCTCCCTCATTTTTTGTGCGCATGACCGACTCCGCCGAAGCCCCGAATCCGCCAGAGAACCGCTCGACCGAGGGGAAGCCGCAAGAGCATGTCCCCTTTACGTTGACGGCCGACAAGGTTCGCAAGTTTCCGACCACGCCTGGCGTTTACCTGATGAAGGATATCCAGGGCCGGGTGATCTACGTCGGCAAGGCGAAGAACCTGCGCAGCCGCGCCGGCAGCTATTTCAACGCCGAAGCGGCGTCCGATATTCGAACCGGCTATTGGGTGGGAGAGATCGCCGACGCCGATTTTGTGGAGACCGACAGCGAGGTCGACGCCCTGCTGATGGAAGCTCGGTTGGTGAAAGACATCCAGCCCAAATACAACAAAGATCTGAAGGACGACAAGTCGTTCCCGTACCTGATGATCACGCAGCGGGAAGACTTTCCGCGGGTCGAGTTTACCCGCGAGCCGCAAGAGAAAAACGCCAAACTGTACGGGCCTTTCGCCAGCGCCGGGGCGCTGCGAGGCGCCATCCAAGTGCTGCAGCGGATCTTCAAGTTTCGGACCTGCAGTCTGGACATTGACGAAAACGACGAGCGCTGGAAGTGGTTCCGCCCCTGTCTGTTGGCGAGCATCAACCAGTGCACCGCGCCCTGCAATTTGCGAATTACCAAAGAGGAGTATCGCAAAGACATCCGCCGGCTGCAGATGTTCTTGGAAGGAAGCCGCGATCGGCTGCTGAAGCAACTGCGGGAAGAGATGTTGGAGGCCTCCAAGACGCTGCAGTTTGAGAAAGCGGCGAAGCTGCGCGACGAGATCGACATGCTCGAGCGGCTCGACGAGCGGGGCGAGCTAGAAACGCACGCCCAGCCCGAGGTTTTTTACATCGATCCGAAAAAAGGACTTGCCGGTTTGCGGAAAGTGCTGCAACTGCCGACCACGCCGCGGTCGATCGAAGGGGTCGACATCGCCCACTTGCAGGGCGGGGAAACGGTCGCCAGTCTGGTGCAGTTTTTGGATGGCTTGCCGTTTAAGCCCGGTTATCGCCGTTACAAGATCAAGAGCGTCAAAGGAGTCGACGACTTTCGCAGCATCCACGAAGTGGTCGCGCGGCGGTTCAAGAAACTACACGCCGAAGGAGAGGTTTTTCCCGATATCCTGTTGATCGACGGCGGCAAGGGGCAACTGAACGCCGCGCTGGCCGCCTTTCGCGATTTGCAGATCGAACCGCCCACCTTGGTTTCGCTCGCCAAGAAGGAGGAAGAGATCTTCCGCCCCGGCCAGGCCGAGCCGCTACGTCTTAGCCGCCACGCGTTTGCGCTGCGGCTGCTGCAATATGTGCGTGACGAGGCGCACCGCTTTGCGCAGCACTACCACCACATATTGCGTAGCAAGAGCACGTTTGGCGAATAACTGGCTGGGAAGCGGTCGCGCTTAGCAGTCCGTTGATTTTCTCAACGGGCTGCGTGATCGCAGGGATGCGATCCCAAAATAGCGACGGAAGTCGTTATTTTGCGAGCCGCGAAGAGCTATGCTCTGAGCCTGGCGAGGTTGGAAAATGCCACGAGGGCATTTTTCAACAGGCAGTTAGTGAGCGTGACCGTGCTCGATCTCTTCGGGCGTCGCTTCGCGAACGTCGCGGACGACGACGTCAAAATGAAGCGTCATGCCGGCCAGGGGGTGATTACGATCGACAATGGCGACGCCATCCCCCATCTTGGTCACGACGGCGGCGAATTCTCCTTCGTCTTCCGTTTCCAGGACCAATTCCATGCCGACCTGGACCTGGCTCGGATCTTCAAAGGCGTCGAGGTCGATTTCCATGACGTCGTCTTCGTCATACTCGCCGTAGCCTTGATCAGGCGGAACGACAATTTGGAAGATGTCCCCCTTTTTCTTGCCGTCTAGCGCCGACTCCATGCCGGGAATCAGCGCGCCGATTCCGTGCAGGTAGACTAGCGGATCGCCGCCGCTAGAGGTGTCGATCAGTTCGCCGTCGTCGTCTTTCAAGGTGTAGTCGATGGTGACGACCGAATGTTTGCCAATTTTCATCTTGCAGCCCTAGTGAGAGAAAGATTGCCTGTAGTCTAAGTTCCCAGGGCCTGTCTAGCTAGTTGCAAAAGTGGGGGAACGACTAATTGCCGTTTTTCCGCTAGATTCGCGATTTGCGGGTTGTTCAGGCTGTTCGTAGGGGCTTGCGAAAAGATTGTCGAAATGACAGCACTTCTCTTTTCCGTTTGCGGCGACGGAATCGATAACAAAAGGGCGGCAAACACGGAAAGAGAACGCAATTTCGCCACGGAGGAAATCTATGTCTACTCGTTCAAAATATCACGATTCCAACGCTCATAACGCTTCTGGCGATGAACGATCTGGACTCGTCACCTGCGCCCTGGTTCTGCTCGGCATCGCCGCCGGCGCCGCGGGCGGAATGTTCTTCGCTCAGCGCGACTTTCATCGTGAGATCGCCACGTTGAAGGCCGAAGTGGCTGAGTCGCGGCATGACATTCAAGTCTTGACCGGATACGCAGACGACGCCGGCCGAACCAATTCGCTGCTGAGCCAACTTCGCCGTCAACGCACCTCGCTGGCCGAAAACCAACTGCTGGCCGGCGAACTGGAGCACACGCTCGCCAAGGTCGAAGCGGCGGCGCTGCGAATCGACGACGCAAAGGCGGTGTTGGCCCGCATGGAAGACCTGCAAGAGCAAATCGTCAACCAACAGTGCCTGGCCAGCGAACTGGCGGCCGCCCTCGATCAGCAGAAAACGGTCCAGTACCAGCTGATCGACTTGGCGACCGACCATGATTCGGCCAAGCATTCGCTTGACGCGCTCGCCAGCAACCAGTCGCGAATGCAGGAAATCGCCGATTCGCTCGAAGAAAACGAGCTGACGGTCGATCGAGTCGCCAGCGTATTGGACAAGCAGGTTCGTCTGGGAGACGACATCGCTTCGGCCCAAGCGGCGCTCGATTTGGCCGCCGAAGTTGCGGCTGACTCGGCCGAACTGCATGGCGCCCTGGCCGATAATCATCGCAACTCAGAGCGGGCGTTGTCATCGCTCGACGAGATGGTCTGGATTTGCGAATACCTGAACTCGCAATCGCCGCGACTGGCGATCACCCAGGCCAACTTGCGTCAGATCGATGAGATCCAGAAAGAAGCGGCGACGCTGAAGGAATCGGTCGGCGGTCTGGTAGAAAACGTCGAAACGATCCGAGGTTTGAATCGCTCGCTCTCTTCGGTTGTGACGACGACCGTTGGCATGCGAAGCGGTCTGGCCGAAATCATGCTGCTGGAACCGGCCGTCCGTCAGCTGGCGAGCAGCCATCGTGAACTGGAGCAACTGGTCAACGGAACGCCGCAACTGGACGTGCAATCGCGAGCCCGGCAGCTGATCGCCGAGCATGGCGAACCGAAGGAAACGGTCTACGTCAGCCAGAAGCCGTAACGAGAACACCGTGGCAGGAGTCCCGTGGCAAGAGTCCCGTGGCGAGGGCAGTCGCCGTCGGCGCGAAGCCCGTGGCAATAACCTGTTCTCTTCTCCTCTCTTCCGTGGCAACCTTGGGAGAGGGAACAAGTCAAGCGGAGCGTCGGCGGCTGGGATCAGCGAGACATGATCGCTGGTCCCCAGCGAAAGAGTCAATCTAACGACAACCTGTTTTACAACAGGATGTCGTGGACCGGGTGTTGTTCTTCAACGCCGGTCAATCGCATGTCGAGACCTTGGAACTGCACCGACAACTTGCGGTGGTCGATTCCCAGACAATGCAAAATTGTGGCGTTCAGATCATGGATATGAACCGGATTTTGCGTAATGTTGTAGCTGAATTCGTCGGTCTCGCCGTAGACGAGGCCCGGCTTAATTCCACCGCCGGCCATCCAGACGCTGAAACAGCGGGGGTGATGGTCACGACCGTAGTTCTCCTTCGACAGGCCTCCTTGGCTGTATACGGTGCGACCGAACTCGCCCCCCCAAACCACTAAGGTGTCGTCGAGCAGACCTCGTTGCTTCAGATCTTGAATCAACGCCCAGGCGGGTTGGTCGATGTCGCGGCACTGCTTGGGCAAATCGCCGGCGATGTTGCCATGTTGATCCCAACCACGATGGAAAATCTGCACAAACCGGACATCCCGTTCGATCATGCGACGCGCCATCAAGCAGCTCGAAGCGAACGTACCGGGCTTGGTCGCCTCGGGGCCGTACATATCCAGCGTATGTTGCGTCTCGCCGCTCATGTCGGTCAGTTCCGGAACCGACGTCTGCATGCGGAACGCCATTTCGTACTGGGCGATGCGGGATTGCGTCTCGGGATCGCCAATTTCGGCCAACGCTTGTTGGTTCATGCGGCCGAGCGAGTCGAGCATCTTGCGGCGGATGTCGCCGCTAACGCCGTCGGGATTCGATAAAAAGAGAATCGGGTCTCCTTGGCTGCGGAGCGAAACCCCTTGGTATTTGCTCGGCAAGAAACCGGAGCCCCACAGACGGTTGTAAAGCGCCTGGGCGTCGCGACGACCGCTCCAACTGGGCGTCATCACGACGAACGACGGCAAGTCTTTGTTTTCGGAGCCCAAACCGTAGCTGAGCCACGAACCAAGGCTAGGACGCCCCGGCAACTGATTGCCAGTACAAATGTAGGTGATCGCTGGATCGTGGTTGATCGCCTCGGTGTGCAGCGACTTGACGATTGCGATATCGTCCACCATTTTCGCGGTGTGGGGCAGCAGCTCGCTGACCCAGGCGCCTGACTTGCCGTGCTGCGTGAACTTGAACTTGGAGGGAGCGATCGGAAAACGCGTTTGTCCCGAGGTCATCGTCGTCAGACGTTGTCCTTGACGAACCGATTCGGGCAAGTCTTTGTCGTACCAGTCGCCCATCGTCGGTTTGTAGTCGAGCGTGTCCATCTGGCTCGGGGCGCCGGCCATGAACAGATAAATCGCTCGCTTCGCCTTGGGGGCGAAGTGAGGTACCGACGGCAAACCGCCGGAAGTCGACAGCGGCGCGGCGGCAGCCCGCTCTGGCAGCATCGAACTCAGTGCGGCGGTTCCCAGTCCTAAACCGCCAAGCTTAAAAAAGTGGCGGCGCGAGAGGGCTTGCCCATACTCTTGGCGAGGATCCATATCTCATCGTTCCTTGAATCGGACGGCTGGAAATTTCCGCCGGCGATCGCTAGTTCTTGGTAATGACTTCGTCCAGGTTCAGCGCCAAGTTGGCCGCCAAGGTCCATGCGGCGGCTGCGCTGAGGTCAATGCTCTCATCCCGCTTCACATCGCCGACCGCCACCAGCGCGGCGGCCGCATCGGGATTGGCGGAAAAATGCTCTGCGGCGGCATCCACCAGTTTCACCACTTCGGCAACTTCCTGCTCGTGCGGTTGGCGGCTCAGGCACAGCTGCAGCATCCACTCGGCCCGCTTTTTCGACGTGTCGCCACCCTCTTTGATCGCCCGGGCCCCCAGGGCGCGAGCCGCTTCAACAAACTGCGGGTCGTTCATCAACATCAGGGCCTGCAGCGGC
This sequence is a window from Blastopirellula retiformator. Protein-coding genes within it:
- a CDS encoding UvrB/UvrC motif-containing protein, coding for MKDIQGRVIYVGKAKNLRSRAGSYFNAEAASDIRTGYWVGEIADADFVETDSEVDALLMEARLVKDIQPKYNKDLKDDKSFPYLMITQREDFPRVEFTREPQEKNAKLYGPFASAGALRGAIQVLQRIFKFRTCSLDIDENDERWKWFRPCLLASINQCTAPCNLRITKEEYRKDIRRLQMFLEGSRDRLLKQLREEMLEASKTLQFEKAAKLRDEIDMLERLDERGELETHAQPEVFYIDPKKGLAGLRKVLQLPTTPRSIEGVDIAHLQGGETVASLVQFLDGLPFKPGYRRYKIKSVKGVDDFRSIHEVVARRFKKLHAEGEVFPDILLIDGGKGQLNAALAAFRDLQIEPPTLVSLAKKEEEIFRPGQAEPLRLSRHAFALRLLQYVRDEAHRFAQHYHHILRSKSTFGE
- a CDS encoding FKBP-type peptidyl-prolyl cis-trans isomerase, which gives rise to MKIGKHSVVTIDYTLKDDDGELIDTSSGGDPLVYLHGIGALIPGMESALDGKKKGDIFQIVVPPDQGYGEYDEDDVMEIDLDAFEDPSQVQVGMELVLETEDEGEFAAVVTKMGDGVAIVDRNHPLAGMTLHFDVVVRDVREATPEEIEHGHAH
- a CDS encoding DUF1501 domain-containing protein — its product is MDPRQEYGQALSRRHFFKLGGLGLGTAALSSMLPERAAAAPLSTSGGLPSVPHFAPKAKRAIYLFMAGAPSQMDTLDYKPTMGDWYDKDLPESVRQGQRLTTMTSGQTRFPIAPSKFKFTQHGKSGAWVSELLPHTAKMVDDIAIVKSLHTEAINHDPAITYICTGNQLPGRPSLGSWLSYGLGSENKDLPSFVVMTPSWSGRRDAQALYNRLWGSGFLPSKYQGVSLRSQGDPILFLSNPDGVSGDIRRKMLDSLGRMNQQALAEIGDPETQSRIAQYEMAFRMQTSVPELTDMSGETQHTLDMYGPEATKPGTFASSCLMARRMIERDVRFVQIFHRGWDQHGNIAGDLPKQCRDIDQPAWALIQDLKQRGLLDDTLVVWGGEFGRTVYSQGGLSKENYGRDHHPRCFSVWMAGGGIKPGLVYGETDEFSYNITQNPVHIHDLNATILHCLGIDHRKLSVQFQGLDMRLTGVEEQHPVHDILL